A window of the Brassica oleracea var. oleracea cultivar TO1000 chromosome C1, BOL, whole genome shotgun sequence genome harbors these coding sequences:
- the LOC106293693 gene encoding L-ascorbate oxidase homolog produces the protein MRGAKVLAACLYLAAAATLVVQAEDPYFHHVWNVTYGTASPLGVPQQVILINGQFPGPNLNSTSNNNIIINVFNNLDEPFLLTWNGIQHRKNCWQDGTPGTMCPIPVGTNYTYHFQPKDQIGSYFYYPTTAMHRAAGGFGGLRVNSRLLIPIPYDVPEDDYTVLIGDWYTKSHTQLKKFLDGGRTLGRPNGVLINGKAGKGDGSDAPLFTLKPGKSHRVRICNVGLKTSLNFRIQNHKMKLVEMEGSHVLQNDFDSLDVHVGQCFGTIVTANQEPKDYYMVASSRFLKSVITTTGLLRYEGGKGPASSQLPAGPVGWAWSLNQFRSFRWNLTSSAARPNPQGSYHYGKINITRTIKLVNTQGKVDGKLRYALNGISHTDLETPLKLAEYFGIADKVFKYNSVDNPTAEQTKSIKIEPHVLNITHRNFIEVVFENHEKSVQSWHLNGYSFFAVAVEPGTWTPEKRKNYNLLDAVSRHTVQVYPKCWAAILLTFDNCGMWNIRSENTERRYLGQQLYVSVLSPEKSLRDEYNMPETSLQCGLVKNTPKPANPYAGA, from the exons ATGCGAGGAGCTAAAGTCTTGGCCGCATGCCTCTACCTTGCTGCAGCCGCAACGCTGGTGGTCCAAGCCGAAGACCCTTACTTCCACCATGTATGGAACGTGACCTATGGAACCGCATCTCCTCTCGGCGTTCCACAACAAGTCATTCTAATCAACGGCCAGTTCCCTGGTCCCAACCTCAACTCTACCTCCAACAACAATATCATCATCAATGTCTTCAACAACCTCGACGAACCTTTCCTCCTCACTTG GAATGGGATCCAGCACAGAAAGAACTGTTGGCAAGATGGGACTCCAGGTACTATGTGTCCAATCCCAGTAGGCACCAACTACACTTACCATTTCCAGCCTAAGGATCAGATCGGTAGCTACTTCTACTACCCGACCACAGCGATGCACCGTGCCGCTGGTGGATTCGGGGGACTCCGTGTCAACAGCCGTCTCCTCATCCCGATCCCTTACGATGTTCCGGAAGATGATTACACCGTCCTCATCGGTGACTGGTACACTAAGAGCCATACTCAGTTGAAGAAGTTCCTTGACGGTGGTCGTACTCTTGGTCGTCCAAACGGTGTTCTCATCAACGGAAAGGCAGGGAAAGGCGATGGATCTGACGCACCTCTCTTCACCTTGAAGCCTGGAAAGAGCCACAGGGTTAGGATCTGTAACGTGGGTCTCAAGACATCTCTCAACTTTAGGATTCAGAATCACAAAATGAAGCTCGTCGAGATGGAAGGATCGCACGTTCTTCAAAACGATTTTGACTCTCTTGACGTCCACGTTGGTCAGTGCTTTGGTACCATCGTTACCGCGAATCAAGAACCTAAAGATTACTACATGGTTGCATCCTCTAGGTTCTTGAAGTCGGTTATTACAACAACTGGACTTCTCCGCTATGAGGGAGGTAAAGGACCAGCCTCTTCGCAGCTTCCGGCTGGTCCTGTCGGATGGGCTTGGTCGTTGAACCAGTTCCGATCCTTTAGGTGGAACTTGACGTCTAGTGCAGCTAGGCCAAACCCTCAGGGATCTTACCACTATGGGAAAATCAACATCACACGCACAATCAAGCTAGTGAACACTCAGGGGAAGGTCGATGGTAAGCTTAGGTACGCGCTGAACGGAATCTCTCACACTGACCTCGAAACTCCGTTGAAGCTCGCCGAGTACTTTGGTATTGCCGACAAGGTCTTTAAGTACAATAGCGTCGATAACCCGACCGCGGAACAGACCAAGAGCATCAAGATCGAGCCACACGTTCTTAACATCACTCACCGCAACTTCATCGAGGTGGTGTTTGAGAACCACGAGAAGAGTGTTCAGTCTTGGCACTTAAATGGTTACTCTTTCTTTGCCGTCGC TGTGGAGCCAGGGACTTGGACCCCAGAGAAGAGAAAGAACTACAACCTCTTGGATGCAGTGAGCAGACACACAGTCCAAGTCTACCCAAAGTGTTGGGCAGCAATCTTGCTAACATTTGATAACTGTGGAATGTGGAACATTCGATCTGAGAACACAGAGAGACGTTACTTAGGACAGCAGCTTTACGTGAGCGTCTTGTCGCCCGAGAAGTCACTTAGAGATGAATACAACATGCCTGAGACAAGCCTCCAATGTGGTCTCGTCAAAAACACACCTAAACCTGCTAACCCTTACGCTGGAGCCTAA